From a single Georhizobium profundi genomic region:
- a CDS encoding alpha/beta fold hydrolase, with amino-acid sequence MTSSFEQAYSIDSPTGATLSVRHQPAVGPARGILLLSHGLAEHSARYAAFARSMAAAGLAVYAHDHRGHGETVAADAPLGRFATSDGRRKVLADVMAVRAHALEAHPGLPVILFGHSMGGLIAWNSVISNPAAFDAVAVWNSNFQAGAAGRAAQAILAVEKAMKGSDVPSGILPRLTFEAWGKAVPDRRTLFDWLSHDPAVVDAYIADPLCGFDASVSLWQDLFGLIYRGGNSSNWSGIDRNLPIHLVGGTEDPATNGGKAVDRMAQDLRKAGFRDVTLALISGFRHETLNEIGAAQPIEAFRSWVDRVLAHPRRQER; translated from the coding sequence ATGACGTCCAGCTTCGAACAGGCATATTCCATAGACAGCCCGACCGGCGCGACGCTGAGCGTGCGGCACCAGCCGGCGGTTGGACCTGCGCGCGGGATCCTTCTGCTGTCGCACGGCCTGGCCGAGCATTCGGCGCGCTATGCGGCCTTCGCGCGGTCGATGGCTGCCGCCGGTCTTGCTGTCTACGCCCACGATCATCGCGGCCATGGAGAAACCGTCGCTGCCGACGCGCCTCTCGGCCGCTTTGCGACCAGCGACGGGCGCCGCAAGGTTCTCGCCGACGTAATGGCGGTCCGCGCTCATGCGCTCGAAGCTCATCCGGGGCTGCCCGTCATCCTGTTCGGGCACTCCATGGGCGGCCTGATCGCCTGGAACAGCGTGATCTCGAACCCGGCAGCCTTCGACGCCGTGGCGGTCTGGAACTCCAATTTCCAGGCGGGCGCGGCCGGCCGCGCGGCACAGGCAATCCTCGCCGTCGAAAAGGCGATGAAGGGTTCCGACGTGCCGAGCGGGATCCTGCCTAGGCTGACGTTCGAGGCCTGGGGCAAGGCGGTGCCGGACCGCCGAACACTGTTCGACTGGCTGTCGCACGATCCGGCCGTGGTCGACGCCTATATCGCGGATCCGCTTTGCGGCTTCGATGCGTCCGTGTCGCTTTGGCAGGACCTTTTCGGCCTGATTTATCGCGGCGGAAATTCAAGCAACTGGTCGGGCATCGATCGCAATCTGCCGATCCATCTCGTCGGCGGCACGGAAGATCCCGCGACGAACGGCGGCAAGGCCGTCGACCGGATGGCGCAAGATCTTCGCAAGGCAGGTTTCCGCGATGTGACGCTTGCCCTCATCTCCGGCTTCCGCCACGAAACGCTGAACGAAATCGGCGCCGCGCAACCGATCGAGGCATTTCGATCCTGGGTCGACCGTGTCCTCGCGCATCCGCGCCGCCAAGAACGATAA
- a CDS encoding glutathione S-transferase family protein translates to MTDDLVLFTNPMSRGRIARWMLEEAGVDYETRALGYGPDMKSPDYLAINPMGKVPAVKHGNRVVTECAAICAYVADAFPQAGLSPALTDRADYYRWLFFAAGPLEAAVTNKSLEVAVPDEKQGFVGYGNFAAVMNTLAKALSRGPYIAGNRFTAADVYVGAQVSWGLQFGTFEQRSEFAAYAKRLADRPAYKRATEKDDALLAEMKSAS, encoded by the coding sequence ATGACTGACGATCTCGTTCTTTTCACCAACCCTATGTCACGCGGGCGGATCGCGCGCTGGATGCTCGAAGAGGCGGGTGTGGACTACGAGACGCGCGCGCTCGGTTATGGGCCCGACATGAAGAGCCCCGACTACCTCGCCATCAACCCGATGGGCAAGGTGCCGGCGGTCAAGCATGGCAACCGCGTGGTGACCGAGTGCGCGGCAATCTGTGCTTACGTCGCCGACGCGTTTCCACAGGCGGGGCTTTCGCCGGCGCTCACCGACCGGGCCGACTATTATCGGTGGCTTTTCTTCGCCGCCGGTCCGCTCGAAGCCGCCGTCACCAACAAGAGCCTGGAAGTGGCCGTGCCCGATGAAAAGCAGGGGTTCGTGGGATACGGGAACTTCGCTGCCGTCATGAACACGCTTGCCAAAGCTCTTTCACGCGGGCCGTACATTGCCGGTAATCGGTTCACCGCAGCTGATGTGTATGTCGGTGCGCAAGTGTCGTGGGGTCTGCAGTTCGGCACGTTCGAGCAGCGTTCGGAATTTGCAGCTTATGCCAAGCGGCTCGCCGATCGTCCGGCCTACAAGCGGGCCACTGAAAAGGACGATGCGCTGTTGGCGGAGATGAAGTCGGCCAGCTAA
- the ettA gene encoding energy-dependent translational throttle protein EttA — protein sequence MARQFIYHMAGLNKAYGAKKVLENLHLSFYPDAKIGILGPNGAGKSTVLKIMAGIDKEYSGEAWLAEGATVGYLAQEPDLDPALDVFGNVMTGVARKTAIIDRYNELMMNYSDETADESAQLQDEMDRLNLWDLEQQVEMAMEALGCPPKEADVTTLSGGERRRVALCQLLLREPDLLLLDEPTNHLDAETTAWLEKHLRQYPGAVMIITHDRYFLDNVTGWILELDRGRGIPYEGNYTKYLEAKAKRLKQEGREDDARQKAIAREREWMGSSPKARQSKSKARIAAFEDLLAAADNRRPTDTQIVIPHGDRLGNVVIEVNGISKSFGDRLLIEDLSFKLPPGGIVGVIGPNGAGKTTLFKMITGQEKPDNGDVRVGETVKLGYVDQSRDALDPDKTVWEEISGGAEVVKLGKHEANTRAYCSSFNFRGGDQQQKVGNLSGGQRNRVHLAKMLKTGGNVLLLDEPTNDLDTETLAALEDALESYAGCAVIISHDRMFLDRLATHILAFEGDSHVEWFEGNFEDYEKDKVRRLGVESVNPRRMTYKRLTR from the coding sequence ATGGCACGTCAATTCATCTACCACATGGCCGGCCTCAACAAGGCCTACGGCGCAAAGAAGGTGCTGGAGAATCTGCACCTGTCCTTCTACCCCGATGCCAAGATCGGCATCCTCGGTCCCAACGGGGCCGGTAAGTCGACCGTGCTCAAGATCATGGCCGGCATCGACAAGGAATATTCAGGCGAAGCCTGGCTCGCCGAAGGTGCCACCGTCGGCTATCTGGCGCAGGAGCCCGACCTCGATCCGGCACTCGACGTTTTCGGCAATGTGATGACGGGCGTGGCGCGCAAGACCGCGATCATCGACCGTTACAACGAACTGATGATGAACTATTCCGACGAAACGGCCGACGAATCCGCCCAGTTGCAGGACGAGATGGACCGGCTGAACCTTTGGGATCTCGAACAGCAGGTCGAGATGGCGATGGAAGCGCTCGGCTGCCCGCCCAAGGAAGCCGACGTCACGACGCTTTCGGGCGGTGAGCGCCGCCGTGTCGCGCTTTGCCAGCTTCTGCTGCGCGAGCCCGACCTGCTGCTGCTCGACGAACCGACCAACCATTTGGACGCCGAGACCACGGCCTGGCTTGAAAAGCACCTGCGCCAATATCCGGGCGCGGTGATGATCATCACCCACGATCGCTACTTCCTCGACAACGTCACCGGCTGGATTCTCGAGCTCGATCGCGGGCGCGGCATTCCGTACGAAGGCAACTATACGAAGTACCTCGAAGCCAAGGCCAAGCGGCTCAAGCAGGAGGGTCGCGAGGATGACGCCCGTCAAAAGGCGATCGCCCGCGAACGCGAGTGGATGGGATCGAGCCCCAAGGCGCGGCAGTCGAAGTCGAAGGCCCGTATCGCGGCATTCGAGGATCTGCTTGCAGCGGCGGACAACCGTCGCCCGACCGACACGCAGATCGTCATTCCCCATGGCGATCGCCTCGGCAATGTCGTCATCGAGGTCAATGGCATTTCCAAGAGCTTCGGCGACCGCCTCCTGATCGAGGACCTGTCGTTCAAGCTGCCACCCGGCGGCATCGTCGGCGTCATCGGACCGAACGGCGCCGGCAAGACGACGCTCTTCAAGATGATCACCGGCCAGGAAAAGCCGGACAATGGCGATGTCCGCGTCGGTGAGACCGTCAAGCTCGGCTATGTCGACCAGAGCCGCGACGCGCTCGATCCGGACAAGACCGTGTGGGAAGAAATTTCCGGCGGTGCCGAAGTGGTGAAGCTCGGCAAGCATGAGGCCAACACGCGCGCCTATTGCTCGTCCTTCAATTTCCGCGGCGGCGACCAGCAGCAGAAGGTCGGCAATCTGTCGGGCGGTCAGCGCAACCGCGTGCATCTTGCCAAGATGCTGAAGACCGGCGGCAACGTTCTGCTGCTCGACGAACCGACGAACGACCTCGACACCGAAACGCTGGCCGCGCTCGAAGATGCGCTGGAAAGCTACGCCGGCTGCGCCGTCATCATCAGCCACGATCGCATGTTCCTCGACCGGCTTGCGACCCACATCCTGGCGTTCGAAGGCGACAGCCACGTCGAGTGGTTCGAGGGCAATTTCGAAGACTACGAAAAGGACAAGGTCCGTCGTCTCGGCGTCGAAAGCGTCAATCCGCGCCGCATGACCTACAAGCGCCTGACGCGCTGA
- a CDS encoding MOSC domain-containing protein, with product MTLPLQSSLPLDMPTEVVAGRRLSATVGGLFAATGDDFISGPVSSLDLTFDGIVGDFHAGATRRSGGREPWYPRGTEMRNERQLSIVSADELSMAAIDMGIDRIRPEWIGANLLLDGIPQLSMLPPRTLLFFANGVTLKIDGQNAPCRLSGNSIADHFPDHDHTALALSFKDAAKRRRGLVAWVEKPGRITVGEGVKVQVPEQWIYRA from the coding sequence ATGACCTTGCCCCTTCAATCTTCCCTGCCGCTCGACATGCCGACTGAGGTCGTGGCTGGTCGCCGTCTTTCCGCGACCGTTGGTGGGCTTTTCGCGGCCACGGGCGACGATTTCATCAGCGGGCCGGTGTCGTCACTCGACCTCACCTTCGACGGTATCGTTGGCGATTTCCATGCGGGTGCCACTCGGCGCTCCGGTGGGCGTGAGCCATGGTATCCCCGGGGCACGGAGATGCGCAACGAGCGTCAGCTCAGCATCGTCTCAGCGGACGAGCTGTCGATGGCGGCAATCGATATGGGCATCGATCGCATCCGACCTGAATGGATCGGTGCCAATCTCTTGCTCGACGGTATTCCGCAGCTTTCGATGCTGCCGCCGCGCACGCTGCTTTTCTTCGCGAACGGTGTCACCTTGAAGATCGACGGGCAAAACGCGCCTTGCCGGCTGTCCGGCAACTCGATCGCGGATCATTTTCCCGATCACGATCACACCGCACTCGCGCTGTCTTTCAAGGACGCCGCCAAGCGTCGCCGCGGGCTCGTCGCCTGGGTGGAGAAGCCAGGTCGGATCACTGTGGGCGAAGGCGTGAAGGTGCAGGTTCCGGAACAGTGGATCTATCGCGCCTGA
- a CDS encoding ArsR/SmtB family transcription factor has product MLDHYKLGLDEIVDLLKAAGEQTRMRLLWLLATSDLTVTDLTDILGQSQPRISRHLKLLGEAGLIERYQEGAWAYFRLTSEGRAAGLARLLIDAISANDAILARDAERLRAVQKVRAEKAQSYFSRNAESWDDLRSLHVSDDRVEAALTELVGTTPFDSMLDLGTGTGRILQLFQGLYRRGIGVDASRDMLAVARANLDRNGLSHASVRHGDIFNLPLDRETFDLVTIHQVLHYLQSPDDAIAEAARMLRPGGRLIIVDFAPHELERLREEHAHVRLGFSHQTIGEALRSAGLSIERIVDLEPEEEGSESLTVTIWLARDPRLLIAGDESADVTKGLA; this is encoded by the coding sequence ATGCTCGATCACTACAAGCTCGGTCTCGACGAAATCGTCGACCTGTTAAAAGCCGCGGGTGAGCAAACGCGCATGCGGCTGCTCTGGCTGCTGGCGACGAGCGACCTCACAGTAACCGATCTTACCGATATTCTCGGTCAATCGCAGCCCCGCATTTCGCGCCATCTCAAGCTTCTCGGCGAAGCCGGCCTCATCGAGCGCTACCAAGAGGGTGCCTGGGCCTATTTCAGGCTGACCAGCGAAGGGCGGGCGGCTGGCCTTGCGCGCCTTTTAATCGATGCCATCTCGGCCAATGATGCCATCCTGGCGCGCGACGCGGAACGCCTTCGCGCAGTTCAGAAGGTGCGGGCGGAAAAGGCGCAGTCGTACTTCTCGCGCAATGCCGAAAGCTGGGACGACCTGCGTTCGCTGCATGTGAGCGACGATCGCGTCGAGGCGGCGCTGACGGAACTGGTCGGCACGACGCCTTTCGATTCGATGCTCGATCTTGGCACCGGTACGGGCCGCATCCTCCAGCTTTTCCAGGGGCTCTATCGGCGCGGCATCGGCGTGGACGCAAGCCGCGATATGTTGGCCGTCGCGCGTGCCAATCTCGATCGCAACGGGCTCAGCCACGCTTCGGTGCGTCATGGCGACATCTTCAACCTGCCACTCGACCGCGAGACCTTCGACCTCGTGACGATCCACCAGGTCCTGCACTATCTCCAGTCGCCGGACGATGCGATCGCGGAAGCGGCACGCATGCTGCGGCCGGGCGGGCGGCTCATCATCGTTGATTTCGCTCCGCACGAACTGGAGCGGCTGCGCGAAGAGCACGCCCATGTGCGCCTCGGATTTTCGCATCAGACAATCGGCGAGGCGCTGCGCTCGGCTGGTCTCTCCATCGAGCGGATCGTCGATCTGGAGCCGGAGGAGGAGGGCAGCGAATCGCTGACCGTCACTATCTGGCTCGCACGCGATCCGCGCCTTCTCATTGCAGGCGACGAGAGCGCCGATGTCACCAAGGGACTTGCCTGA
- the metF gene encoding methylenetetrahydrofolate reductase [NAD(P)H], which yields MSLLRRSSPSLSADRINVSFEFFPPKTGDMETQLFESVSKLAPFNPDFVSVTYGAGGSTKQPTLNTVSRIHRETTLSTAAHLTCVDASREEVDAVVREFWDVGVRHFVALRGDPSGGIGTRFKPHADGYANAAELVAGLKAFADFEISVSAYPEKHPESPDFMTDIDMLKRKVDNGATRAITQFFFDNDTYERYVERVRRAGIYIPIVPGILPIHNFGQVARFAGMCGASIPTWLAERFEGLEDDAQTRSLIAAALAADQVMDLVERGVHDFHFYTMNRAQLVYAICHLLGLRGRAPQAEDKAVAAA from the coding sequence ATGTCGCTCCTTAGAAGATCAAGCCCTTCGCTCAGCGCCGACCGGATCAATGTCTCCTTCGAGTTCTTCCCGCCGAAGACTGGGGACATGGAGACGCAGCTTTTCGAAAGCGTGTCGAAGCTCGCGCCTTTCAATCCGGATTTCGTTTCGGTGACCTATGGGGCAGGCGGATCGACCAAGCAGCCGACGCTGAACACCGTCAGCCGCATCCACCGCGAGACCACGCTGTCGACCGCGGCGCATCTGACGTGCGTCGATGCCAGCCGCGAAGAAGTCGATGCGGTCGTTCGCGAGTTCTGGGATGTCGGCGTGCGTCACTTCGTGGCTCTGCGCGGCGATCCGTCGGGTGGCATCGGCACGCGCTTCAAGCCGCACGCGGATGGCTATGCCAATGCCGCTGAGCTGGTGGCAGGCCTGAAAGCTTTCGCCGATTTCGAGATTTCAGTGTCCGCTTACCCGGAGAAGCACCCGGAAAGCCCGGATTTCATGACCGACATCGACATGCTGAAGCGCAAGGTCGACAATGGTGCGACGCGGGCGATCACGCAGTTCTTCTTCGATAACGACACCTATGAGCGCTACGTCGAGCGTGTCCGCCGCGCAGGGATCTACATCCCGATCGTCCCGGGCATTCTGCCGATCCACAATTTCGGGCAGGTCGCTCGGTTTGCCGGCATGTGCGGTGCGTCGATCCCGACATGGCTGGCCGAGCGATTCGAAGGGTTGGAAGACGACGCCCAGACCCGCTCGCTGATCGCAGCCGCACTCGCGGCCGACCAGGTGATGGATCTCGTCGAGCGCGGCGTCCATGATTTTCATTTCTACACGATGAACCGGGCCCAGCTCGTCTATGCGATCTGCCATCTCCTCGGTCTTCGCGGCCGTGCGCCGCAGGCGGAGGACAAGGCCGTGGCCGCGGCCTGA
- a CDS encoding alanine racemase has protein sequence MQRFTTGTEAALSLRPDAPLYCFRPKVLIEDAQRFMRQFPGETAYAVKTNGEPMVLETLVKAGVKTFDVASPAEFAAVRAASKDAEMLYMHPVKAQSDIRLALETYGIRVMSLDHEDEIAKVLRIVRALDLDPADFTIFVRLQTKGHAAYELSKKFGAAPGHAVELVQRLDRIGFKVGLCFHVGSQIAESESYERALASADWVRSRAGVSLAGLDVGGGFPAEYGHDPNRKKPDIPTIDELLERLDLNLTEWGFKTLPLVAEPGRAIVARSFSLVVRVLLRKGRRLYINDGIWASLSDSWTGKITLPARFIPDPARKSRNGDPENVVPFKVCGATCDSVDILSRPFWLPETVDTGDWIEIGHIGAYSLSLRTRFNGFYPDDFVEVTTAFGDEGAPEGFASLETMAS, from the coding sequence ATGCAGCGATTCACCACCGGAACCGAGGCGGCGCTCTCGCTGAGACCAGACGCGCCGCTCTACTGTTTCCGGCCGAAGGTTCTCATCGAGGATGCGCAGCGTTTCATGCGGCAATTTCCCGGTGAGACGGCCTATGCGGTGAAGACCAATGGCGAGCCGATGGTGCTGGAAACATTGGTCAAGGCTGGCGTGAAGACCTTCGACGTCGCTTCCCCAGCCGAATTCGCGGCCGTGCGCGCCGCCTCCAAGGATGCCGAGATGCTCTACATGCATCCGGTCAAGGCGCAGTCGGACATCCGCCTTGCGCTCGAGACCTACGGCATACGGGTAATGTCGCTCGATCATGAGGACGAGATCGCCAAGGTGCTGCGCATTGTGCGGGCGCTCGATCTCGATCCAGCGGATTTCACCATCTTCGTCCGGCTTCAGACGAAGGGTCACGCGGCCTACGAGCTCTCCAAGAAGTTCGGCGCAGCACCCGGTCATGCGGTGGAACTGGTTCAGCGTCTGGATCGCATCGGCTTCAAGGTCGGTCTCTGCTTCCACGTGGGCAGCCAGATCGCCGAATCGGAATCCTACGAACGCGCGCTGGCATCGGCCGATTGGGTGCGCAGTCGCGCTGGCGTTTCTCTCGCCGGCCTCGATGTCGGCGGCGGCTTTCCCGCCGAATACGGCCATGATCCCAACCGCAAGAAGCCCGATATCCCGACCATCGACGAACTTCTGGAGCGGCTTGATCTCAACCTGACGGAATGGGGCTTCAAGACGCTGCCGCTTGTCGCCGAGCCGGGCAGGGCGATCGTCGCGCGGTCGTTTTCGCTGGTTGTAAGGGTTCTGCTGCGCAAGGGACGGCGGCTCTATATCAATGACGGCATCTGGGCGTCGCTGTCCGACAGCTGGACCGGCAAGATCACGCTTCCGGCCCGTTTTATCCCGGATCCTGCCCGCAAATCACGCAATGGCGATCCGGAAAACGTCGTGCCGTTCAAGGTCTGCGGCGCCACCTGCGACAGCGTCGACATCCTCTCGCGGCCGTTCTGGTTGCCGGAAACGGTGGACACGGGCGACTGGATCGAGATCGGCCATATCGGCGCCTATTCGCTGTCGCTGCGTACGCGCTTCAACGGGTTCTACCCGGATGATTTCGTGGAGGTGACCACCGCGTTCGGCGACGAGGGCGCACCGGAAGGTTTCGCGAGCCTGGAAACGATGGCTTCTTGA
- a CDS encoding endonuclease/exonuclease/phosphatase family protein, which produces MTLRIVSLNAWGGRLHQPLLDYLAACNADIYCLQEIVRDPASTMSRWSAYRDGAHELAQRTNLFEEIRAALPEHDAFFAPNATGDLFVGVDRVPTFFGLATFVRRTLAVVGQATDFVHGSFSAEGFGAHPRPRNAHCVRLYEAAGGRTLTVCHMHGLRDLAGKSDTEERDVQARSLLRLIRQVWAEGEPLIVCGDFNVLPDSRTFETLSEAGLADLVTARGFTDTRTSHYSKDVRFADYMLTNSAVKVVSFDVVERPEVSDHRPLLLEME; this is translated from the coding sequence ATGACGTTGCGGATCGTCTCTCTCAACGCCTGGGGCGGCCGGCTGCATCAGCCGCTTCTCGATTATCTCGCTGCATGTAACGCCGATATCTACTGTCTCCAGGAGATCGTTCGTGACCCGGCTTCGACGATGTCCCGATGGTCCGCCTACCGCGACGGCGCTCACGAACTTGCCCAGCGCACGAACCTCTTTGAGGAGATCCGCGCGGCGCTGCCCGAGCACGATGCCTTCTTCGCACCCAACGCGACCGGCGACCTCTTCGTCGGTGTCGATCGGGTTCCGACCTTCTTCGGGCTTGCAACCTTCGTGCGCCGAACGTTGGCCGTGGTCGGACAAGCCACCGATTTCGTTCACGGCTCGTTTTCGGCCGAGGGGTTCGGTGCTCATCCGAGGCCGCGCAACGCCCATTGCGTGCGGCTCTACGAGGCGGCGGGCGGCCGCACGCTCACCGTCTGCCATATGCATGGCCTGCGCGATCTGGCCGGCAAGTCCGATACGGAAGAACGCGATGTGCAGGCGCGATCGCTTTTGCGTCTGATCCGGCAGGTGTGGGCGGAGGGTGAACCGCTGATCGTATGCGGCGATTTCAACGTCTTGCCGGACAGCCGCACCTTCGAGACCCTCAGCGAGGCTGGGCTTGCCGATCTGGTAACCGCGAGAGGATTTACCGACACGCGCACCTCCCATTATTCGAAGGACGTGCGCTTTGCCGACTACATGCTCACCAATAGCGCGGTGAAGGTTGTTAGCTTCGACGTGGTCGAACGGCCGGAGGTTTCAGACCACCGGCCGCTGTTGCTTGAGATGGAATGA
- a CDS encoding lytic murein transglycosylase, whose protein sequence is MTTSARKSLLGIGTGLLATLMATSAFAQQCGGDFGQFLQGVRAEAVAQGLSPEAADRVLGSARQDQQVLNHDRSQSVFRMNFIEFSQRIISNNRMQQGQAMLQRHASVFARAEQEFGVPGPVIAAFWGLETDFGAVQGDINTVNALATLAHDCRRPALFRPQLIGAIAMAERGDLDPATMTGAWAGEIGQVQMLPADIIQFGVDGDGDGHVNVKTSSADAILTGANFIRSLGWRAGEPWLQEVTIPQSLPWERTGLSGGATVGEWQSLGVSPRNGSLPDAGMQARLIMPQGRFGPVFLAYPNFDVYLEWNQSFIYTTSAAYFGTRLAGADRYAAGNPPAGLSAEQMMDLQRRLQARGYNVGDIDGILGAGTRDAVRAEQLRLGMPADAWPTPELLAQL, encoded by the coding sequence ATCACGACATCTGCCAGGAAGAGCCTTCTCGGCATCGGAACCGGACTTCTCGCAACGCTGATGGCGACGAGCGCCTTCGCCCAGCAGTGTGGCGGAGATTTCGGGCAGTTCCTGCAGGGCGTACGCGCCGAAGCGGTCGCTCAGGGCCTATCGCCGGAAGCAGCGGATCGGGTGCTTGGCAGCGCGCGCCAGGATCAGCAGGTGCTGAACCACGATCGCAGCCAAAGCGTCTTCCGCATGAACTTCATCGAGTTTTCGCAGCGGATCATCAGCAACAATCGCATGCAGCAGGGCCAGGCCATGCTGCAGCGCCATGCCTCCGTCTTCGCGCGCGCAGAACAGGAATTTGGTGTACCCGGACCGGTTATTGCCGCCTTCTGGGGCCTGGAAACCGATTTCGGTGCCGTTCAGGGCGACATCAACACCGTCAATGCGCTTGCGACGCTTGCACATGATTGCCGTCGTCCCGCGCTCTTCCGTCCGCAGCTGATCGGCGCCATTGCCATGGCCGAACGCGGTGACCTCGACCCCGCGACGATGACGGGCGCCTGGGCCGGCGAGATCGGACAGGTCCAGATGCTGCCGGCCGACATCATCCAATTCGGCGTCGACGGCGATGGCGATGGCCATGTGAACGTCAAGACGAGCAGTGCCGACGCGATCCTGACGGGCGCCAACTTCATCCGCAGCCTCGGATGGCGCGCTGGCGAACCTTGGCTCCAGGAAGTCACCATTCCGCAAAGCTTGCCTTGGGAGCGCACCGGTCTTTCCGGCGGCGCGACCGTCGGCGAATGGCAGTCGCTCGGGGTTTCACCCCGCAACGGCTCTCTGCCCGATGCCGGCATGCAGGCACGTCTGATCATGCCGCAGGGCCGCTTCGGCCCCGTCTTCCTGGCCTATCCGAATTTCGACGTCTATCTCGAGTGGAACCAGTCCTTCATCTACACAACGTCAGCAGCCTATTTCGGCACGCGTCTCGCAGGTGCTGACAGATATGCTGCCGGCAATCCACCTGCCGGTCTCAGCGCCGAGCAGATGATGGACCTGCAGCGCCGCCTTCAAGCGCGTGGTTACAATGTCGGCGACATTGACGGCATTCTCGGTGCGGGCACCCGCGATGCGGTGCGCGCCGAGCAGCTTCGCCTCGGCATGCCCGCAGACGCATGGCCGACGCCGGAACTGCTCGCTCAGCTCTGA